The sequence TGCGAAAATATCAGAAATACTAACAAGGCTTAAGTAGACTAAGTTACAATCACACTTCGTTATAGCCAATCGCACCGAGGTTATACGCTAATGGGGCAACTGGACAATCTACCGGAAAATCAAAACACCGGAAATGCTACGGCAGCAGAGGCTCTTTTGAGGGCGATGACGCAGGAACTTGAGAACCTGAAGCAAAATCTCATCGTCCAGTTGAATCAAGACGTTGAGAGACTCCATGCTGAGAAATCCCGGTTGGTCGAGGAGATCAACTATCTACAAGCTCAGCGTCAGCAATTACCCTCGTCCCAAAACCCTCTGCCTCAAGAACAACCTCAAGAACAAATCGATCAGCAGCAATATTTAGTCGGGCAACTCACCCAAGCGATCGCAGAACACCTGCAACACCTACTGATGCAGCGGCTGTCTCAGCAACCAGACAGTTCCTATCAACCGCTGAGTGGCACTGGCAGTAACAATTTGCCGCCCTCGCCAAATGACTACAACGACAGTGCCTACCGAATCCTATCTTCTTTGGATACAACCCTGAGAACGACTTTCAAAACACTGCAACAAGACATTAGCAGTTATCAAAGTTCGTTCTCCCAGCAGCTGTCGCGAATGCACAGCTTGGAACAACAAGGAGAAGCAATTTTAGAAACTCTCGTCAATCGCCTGCAAGAACAACTGCAAGCACAAAGCAGTGCGTTGCCGTTAGTAGAACCATCAGAGTCAGAGGTTGGAGGACAAGCTTATAGCGATCGCAAACAGACCCCAGAAGCGAATGCGATCCCGTTCTCGGTTCCGGCTGCCCCGCTACCACTGTCACGCCAACCTAAACCTAGCTCCCAAGGTCAATTAGGTTTATTGTTGATTTTAATTTCTACCGTGGCGCTGTCGGTTCACAACGTGGTTGTTCAGATCATCGGCAGAGAAAGCCAAATCTTTAACTTGTTTTCCTTGGGAGGATTCATCAAGCTAGGTTTGGGCAACTCGCTGTTAATTTTGTGGTTCCGCATGATGGTAGTGCTGCCTTTGATGGCTTTACTTGCCATTGTTCTCTATCCCAACGTATGGAGGGATATCAAGAAGTTTTTATTAGATCCAGACCGGCGCGGACTTTTAACTGTAGTCGGGAGTGGCTTCTTCCTGTTTTTGTCGCAAGTGCTGATTTATATCGCCATCCCGCAAATTGGCCCAGGGGTTGCAGTGACAATTCTGTTTATGTATCCAATTATTACAGTCCCGCTGGCGTGGCTGTTTTTTGGCGATCGCCCTACCTTCCTGCGCGTTGGAGTGATGTTGGCGATTTCTTTCGGTGTTATCCTCGCGGCTTGGCCTAAAATCTTCCCGGCAGTTAATAGTGGGGTGGCGAGCATTTCTGGGGTAGGAGTTGGCACCGCCGCCGCCTCCGGAATCGCCTTTGCCTTCTACCTGATTTTTATGCAGCTTGGCTTTCAAAAACTTCACCCCGTGCCCGTCAGCTTGGTTCAGTTTACAACCATCTTTGTCCTAGCTAGCATCAGTCTGATGTTGCCATTACCAGAAAATTTGGCTGTTCAGGTCATCCCCGATAAGCGGCTGGGTTTGATTCTCAGCGGCGTTGTTTTGGGGATATTAACTCTAGCGGGCTATTTGTTAAATAACTTTGGCGTTCGCTTCTTGGGTGCCGCACGAGCCTCGATCATCGCTTCTAGTGGCCCTGTGTTAACAGCAGTTTTAGCATTTTTGATTATTCCGAGCGCTCAGAATGCTTTACAGCCCATATCAATTTTCGGCATTGTGCTGGTGACATTGGGAGTTTTCTCCCTAAGTTTTGAGCGGCTGCTAGTTCAAAACAAGGGGCAACCTGCAAAATAAATGCTTCTGTGGGTTAATGAATTCGTCCTAGGGTGGGCAATACTCACCCTATTTTTTATGGGCACTTCTTAATTTATTCAAAACGCGCGATCGCGTCTTTCTCCTTAGTCAAATTTGAATGCGATCGCTACTCTAACATCAACACTCCCGCTGCAAAATCAACTACCAATCGCTTTGTCTGAAGCCAACGTACACCCAAGAGAATGTTTTCCAGTTCATCTCCTCCCAAGACTTCAACTGTGAACTCTTGTCCATCCAAAAGTACACTACCCTCATAGAGATTAAACCGTGCGACTCCTCGTGCTGTCTGCATAGCACGGCGCTCATTACTGTCAAGATACCATCCCAAACTTTTGGCATCTTGGTTGTCAACTGCCAGCCAACCCGTGAAACCTGTATCTAGGAGAGCTTTAACTGTAATCACATCTCCATTAGATGCAATCAATCCAATTTCAAAGAATAACTCGCCTCTACTATTAAACTCGCCAGAAATCATATTCTGCCGCAAGTTCCAGTTTCATTAATGCAGGCAATGAGGCGCATCTTATTAGGATGTTTCTCACGAGCTTTTCCCCTTGCAACCTTTTCATCTGGATCGATGACATAATCCCCGCTGTCTGGCTCAATTACAATAAACCAGTCGTAGTGGTCTTTGATTAGTTCTGGTTGAACTCGCTCAAAAATTGCACGACAGCGCTGATAAAATGCTTCATCTTCAGCTTTACGTTTTGCTTTTTCTTCCGGAGATAGTTGGCGTTCTGGGAATATCCTTCCAGGACGGGGAATGCGGTTATTAGATAGTTGAGTCATTGGATATTTTTCCTATTTAATATTAATAATTTACTTTTGATTGTAAGTTAATTTGATGGCGAGGAGATTGCGCGGTGGATTCACTCGCTGAGAGTCAGGCAATCTCCAAAAATAAATATCGCCCCAGAAGTATCTTTTGGGGCGATATATCTCACAGCACTGCTGTGTTTTGATTCTTAACGGAGAGGGTGGGATTCGAACCCACGTTAAGTTGCCCTAAACAGCATTTCCAGTGCTGCGCCTTCAACCACTCGGCCACCTCTCCAGAGGATCATTTATTTTGAAATGTGCAACTCAAAGCTGCGATTTTTAATAATACACTAAAACTATGACGAATTACCATACCATTCGGATACGCAATCGCCAAACCGGCACTCACCATGACCTTCAGGTGCCAGAAGATCGCTATATCCTATCTAGCGTCGAGCATCAGAGCGTCGAGTTGCCTTTTTCCTGTCGCAATGGCGCTTGTACCACCTGTGCCGTGCGCGTCCTCTCAGGGGAAATTCACCAGCCAGAAGCAATGGGGCTTTCTCCGCAACTGCGCGACAAAGGCTAT comes from Coleofasciculus sp. FACHB-1120 and encodes:
- a CDS encoding EamA family transporter produces the protein MGQLDNLPENQNTGNATAAEALLRAMTQELENLKQNLIVQLNQDVERLHAEKSRLVEEINYLQAQRQQLPSSQNPLPQEQPQEQIDQQQYLVGQLTQAIAEHLQHLLMQRLSQQPDSSYQPLSGTGSNNLPPSPNDYNDSAYRILSSLDTTLRTTFKTLQQDISSYQSSFSQQLSRMHSLEQQGEAILETLVNRLQEQLQAQSSALPLVEPSESEVGGQAYSDRKQTPEANAIPFSVPAAPLPLSRQPKPSSQGQLGLLLILISTVALSVHNVVVQIIGRESQIFNLFSLGGFIKLGLGNSLLILWFRMMVVLPLMALLAIVLYPNVWRDIKKFLLDPDRRGLLTVVGSGFFLFLSQVLIYIAIPQIGPGVAVTILFMYPIITVPLAWLFFGDRPTFLRVGVMLAISFGVILAAWPKIFPAVNSGVASISGVGVGTAAASGIAFAFYLIFMQLGFQKLHPVPVSLVQFTTIFVLASISLMLPLPENLAVQVIPDKRLGLILSGVVLGILTLAGYLLNNFGVRFLGAARASIIASSGPVLTAVLAFLIIPSAQNALQPISIFGIVLVTLGVFSLSFERLLVQNKGQPAK
- a CDS encoding aspartyl protease, with translation MISGEFNSRGELFFEIGLIASNGDVITVKALLDTGFTGWLAVDNQDAKSLGWYLDSNERRAMQTARGVARFNLYEGSVLLDGQEFTVEVLGGDELENILLGVRWLQTKRLVVDFAAGVLMLE
- a CDS encoding 2Fe-2S iron-sulfur cluster-binding protein — its product is MTNYHTIRIRNRQTGTHHDLQVPEDRYILSSVEHQSVELPFSCRNGACTTCAVRVLSGEIHQPEAMGLSPQLRDKGYALLCVSYPRSDLEVETQDEDEVYELQFGRYFGKGKVRFGLPLDED